From Novosphingobium sp. MMS21-SN21R, the proteins below share one genomic window:
- a CDS encoding VOC family protein, with the protein MTAQLPIRQIAFFVEDVRLAARAHHAAFGSGPYFVADNIPLARAVHRGVERTLDHTSAYGQWGEIMVEFVAQNNPGPSPFRDVYPEGSGRWGVHHAAVFVEDVDAELARLAGQGAPCALRAEMTDGFVFAFADTTATLGLMTELYAPAPVLVDFYAMVAQAAQDYRGTDPIQTIRFN; encoded by the coding sequence ATGACGGCACAACTCCCGATCCGCCAGATCGCGTTCTTCGTCGAGGATGTGCGCTTGGCCGCCCGCGCGCACCACGCGGCATTCGGGTCGGGGCCGTATTTCGTGGCGGACAATATCCCGCTCGCGCGCGCGGTGCATCGCGGGGTGGAGCGCACCCTCGATCACACCTCGGCGTACGGGCAATGGGGCGAGATCATGGTGGAGTTCGTCGCGCAGAACAATCCCGGCCCCTCGCCCTTCCGCGACGTCTATCCCGAGGGATCGGGCCGCTGGGGCGTGCATCACGCGGCAGTATTCGTGGAGGACGTCGATGCAGAACTGGCGCGGTTGGCAGGCCAAGGCGCGCCTTGCGCCTTGCGCGCCGAAATGACCGATGGCTTCGTCTTTGCCTTTGCCGATACCACCGCCACGCTCGGCCTGATGACCGAACTTTACGCGCCCGCCCCGGTGCTGGTTGATTTCTACGCGATGGTGGCGCAGGCCGCGCAGGACTATCGCGGGACCGACCCGATCCAGACGATACGATTCAATTGA
- a CDS encoding glucose 1-dehydrogenase, whose product MGVLEGKVAFVTGGASGLGEAIVRAYADEGANVIIADIDAAGGEALAAELGARFVSLDVTQEASWAKALAPFARIDVLVNNAGITTLGSIEEITLDQFRHELDIDVLGVFMGTQAALPRMKAHGGSIINMSSLSGVKASSNLVAYNAAKAAVTLMTKSCALHFAESGYGIRCNSIHPGAIHTPIIDKVLAQSDNPDALYQSFVDVHPVGRLGRPEEIAAMAVFLASDASAFATGAEFRVDGGASI is encoded by the coding sequence ATGGGAGTGCTGGAAGGCAAGGTCGCATTCGTGACCGGTGGCGCGTCGGGACTCGGCGAGGCGATCGTGCGCGCTTATGCGGATGAGGGTGCCAACGTGATCATCGCGGACATCGATGCTGCAGGCGGCGAGGCGCTGGCCGCAGAACTGGGCGCGCGGTTCGTTTCGCTCGACGTGACGCAGGAAGCCTCTTGGGCCAAGGCACTCGCGCCGTTTGCGCGGATCGACGTGCTGGTCAACAATGCCGGGATCACCACGCTGGGATCGATCGAGGAGATCACCCTCGACCAGTTCCGCCACGAACTCGATATCGACGTGCTCGGCGTGTTCATGGGCACGCAGGCCGCTCTGCCCAGGATGAAGGCGCATGGCGGTTCGATCATCAACATGTCGTCGCTTTCAGGCGTGAAAGCGTCGTCCAACCTCGTTGCCTATAATGCGGCCAAGGCGGCTGTGACGCTGATGACCAAGTCCTGCGCGCTGCACTTTGCCGAGAGCGGCTATGGCATTCGCTGCAATTCGATCCACCCCGGCGCGATCCACACGCCGATCATCGACAAGGTGCTGGCGCAGTCCGACAACCCGGATGCGCTCTACCAGAGCTTCGTTGACGTTCACCCGGTGGGCCGCCTCGGCAGGCCCGAGGAAATCGCCGCGATGGCGGTCTTCCTCGCCAGCGACGCCAGCGCCTTTGCCACGGGCGCGGAATTCCGCGTCGATGGCGGCGCCTCGATATGA
- a CDS encoding NADP-dependent oxidoreductase gives METTRQITLVRRPVGIPVPGDFALTEAPRPVPGPGEILVRMRVGSCDPAIRGFLDDRPSYLPPVALGAPINGMSLGEVVESNNPDWPVGTLLRTFAVWSEYYVVGGDALGIEKVEAAPGVPLQHYMGALGPVGLTAWVGLFEIGKAKAGETVLVSAAAGATGSTVVQLAKAAGCRVIGLAGGPDKAQIVRDLGADVAIDYKAVGDLGAAIAAAAPEGIDVYFDNVGAETLEAVMPLMRLHGRIAVCGMIAQYNDADNPHGNRNLWQLVVNRLTMRGFITYDHPEVLGEAQAMLDRLFAEGKLKPLENVREGLEKLPEAFIELMGGKTTGKTLVLI, from the coding sequence ATGGAAACCACACGCCAGATCACGCTCGTCCGCCGCCCGGTCGGCATTCCCGTCCCCGGCGATTTCGCCCTGACCGAAGCCCCGCGCCCGGTGCCCGGCCCCGGCGAAATCCTTGTGCGGATGCGCGTAGGCTCGTGCGATCCGGCCATTCGCGGCTTTCTGGATGACCGGCCAAGCTACCTTCCGCCGGTGGCACTGGGCGCGCCGATCAACGGCATGTCGCTGGGCGAAGTGGTCGAGTCGAACAATCCCGACTGGCCCGTCGGCACCTTGCTGCGCACGTTTGCGGTATGGTCGGAATATTATGTCGTCGGCGGCGATGCGCTGGGGATCGAGAAAGTCGAAGCCGCACCCGGCGTGCCGCTGCAGCATTACATGGGCGCACTCGGCCCGGTCGGCCTCACCGCATGGGTCGGCCTGTTCGAGATCGGCAAGGCCAAGGCGGGCGAGACCGTCCTGGTCAGCGCCGCAGCGGGCGCGACCGGCAGCACCGTGGTGCAGTTGGCGAAGGCGGCGGGCTGCCGCGTGATCGGGCTTGCGGGCGGGCCTGACAAGGCGCAGATCGTGCGCGATCTCGGCGCCGATGTTGCGATCGATTACAAGGCCGTGGGTGATCTCGGCGCAGCCATTGCCGCCGCCGCGCCCGAGGGCATTGACGTCTATTTCGACAATGTCGGCGCCGAAACGCTCGAAGCGGTAATGCCGCTGATGCGCCTGCACGGCCGCATCGCCGTGTGCGGCATGATCGCGCAATACAATGATGCCGATAATCCGCACGGCAACCGCAACCTCTGGCAACTCGTCGTCAACCGCCTGACCATGCGCGGGTTCATCACATATGATCACCCCGAAGTGCTGGGCGAGGCACAGGCGATGCTCGACCGGCTCTTTGCCGAAGGGAAACTGAAGCCACTCGAGAACGTGCGCGAGGGTCTCGAAAAGCTGCCCGAAGCCTTCATCGAGCTGATGGGCGGCAAGACCACCGGCAAGACGCTCGTCCTGATCTGA